The DNA segment TTCAAGCCGCGTCTGCGGGCCAACACAGCTTTGCGCGCGCATCCGATAACCAACCGTCTCGCCGGGCTTCTCGTTCAGGAGTTCCGCCAGCCGCTGCGCCACATTACGTGCCGCCAGGCGGCGCGGCTCCAGCAGAATAATTCGCCCCTGAATGCCTTTATGCGTCAGAAACTGCAACGGCAGCCAGGTCGATTTCCCCGCGCCGGTTGGGGCGGTGAGCAAAACCTGGGGCGCGCCTTCAAGCGCGGCAAGTAATTCGGGCAGTATGGCGGCAACGGGCAACGACGTCACAAATGGCTCCAGAGGGTTAACATTCTTCGCGCTGCATTGTAGCATCGCGTTAATTCATAACCGAGTACCCATCATGTCTGAGCCGAAAAGGCTGTTCTTTGCCATTGAATTGCCCGACGAGGTTCGTGAGCAGATCATCGCCTGGCGCGCCGGTCATTTTTCCCCGGACGACGGCAGGCCGGTCGCCGCAGCGAATTTGCACCTGACGCTGGCGTTTTTAGGCGAGGTGAGCGCGAGCAAGCAACAGGCGTTATCACAGCTTGCCGGACGCATCCGTCAGCCGAGCTTTACGCTCAGGCTGGATGACGCGGGCCAGTGGCTACGTTCGCGGGTCGTCTGGCTGGGGATGCGACAGCCGCCGCGCGGGCTGCTGCAACTGGCGAACATGTTACGTGCCCAGGCGGCGCGTAGCGGTTGTTATCAAAGCCCGCAGCCTTTTCATCCGCATATTACGCTGCTGCGCGACGCCAGCCATGCGGTCGCCATTCCAGCGCCGGGTTTTTGCTGGTCGTTTCCGGTCAATGAATTTGCGCTTTATGCCTCGTCGTTCGAACGCGGCCGCACACGTTACACACAACTACAGCGCTGGACGCTTGCCGAATAAAATAGTCTGCAAAGCAGGCTTTAAGGAAATCACATGCAGTTCTCTCCGCCATTGCAGCGCGCCACCTTAATTCAGCGCTACAAACGTTTTTTAGCCGATGTCATTACGCCGGACGGCACGGAATTAACGTTACACTGCCCAAATACCGGTGCGATGACCGGATGCGCCACGCCGGGCGATACCGTCTGGTATTCGACATCAGAAAATACTAAACGCAAATATCCGCACACCTGGGAATTAACGCAAACCCGGACAGGCGCACTTATCTGCGTTAACACCCTGTGGGCAAACAGATTAACGAAGGAAGCGATTCAGAATGAGCAGCTTTCAGAACTTTCAGGCTACAGCCTGTTAAAAAGCGAAGTAAAATACGGCGCGGAACGCAGCCGTATTGATTTCATGTTACAGGCAGATTCCCGACCCGACTGCTATATTGAAGTGAAATCGGTCACATTAGCGGAACAAGAGTATGGTTATTTTCCCGATGCCGTCACCTTACGGGGACAAAAACACCTTCGGGAACTGATGAGCGTAGCGGCTGAAGGCCATCGCGCCGTGGTGTTATTCGCGGTGCTGCATTCAGCCATTACACGGTTTTCACCCGCGCGGCATATCGATGCAAAATATGCGCAACTATTGATTGAAGCACAGCTAAAGGGGGTAGAAATTCTGGTTTATAAAGCCGAACTTTCT comes from the Citrobacter koseri ATCC BAA-895 genome and includes:
- the thpR gene encoding RNA 2',3'-cyclic phosphodiesterase, yielding MSEPKRLFFAIELPDEVREQIIAWRAGHFSPDDGRPVAAANLHLTLAFLGEVSASKQQALSQLAGRIRQPSFTLRLDDAGQWLRSRVVWLGMRQPPRGLLQLANMLRAQAARSGCYQSPQPFHPHITLLRDASHAVAIPAPGFCWSFPVNEFALYASSFERGRTRYTQLQRWTLAE
- the sfsA gene encoding DNA/RNA nuclease SfsA, yielding MQFSPPLQRATLIQRYKRFLADVITPDGTELTLHCPNTGAMTGCATPGDTVWYSTSENTKRKYPHTWELTQTRTGALICVNTLWANRLTKEAIQNEQLSELSGYSLLKSEVKYGAERSRIDFMLQADSRPDCYIEVKSVTLAEQEYGYFPDAVTLRGQKHLRELMSVAAEGHRAVVLFAVLHSAITRFSPARHIDAKYAQLLIEAQLKGVEILVYKAELSAEGMTLKEPLPMTL